caaaaatgttaccgagaaggttagtaggaagtagtgtgcttttggatgtgaatgaaccctcagctctgcctcctcccaagaaaagaagaacatttactgaggcatctgaaagcccatccttgtcctcccaacaggacatggactttgaaatgaccaatgaacagttactagagacattctctcaaccaggatgaatctattgaaatttgccatagggtcatggcatcttgtactgagtcaatcacacttccattactcacaatagaagcatacataccaatagatgatactcatgACACAGAGAGAGGAGTGCACATTAAGTCGGTTACAGtgtctgccatagttacggcagaagagccgtcacatgcttcagagggaaaatctgactctcaaccacctctaatagagtcattttctcccctcccagatccaacacctctggctccctcacgggattctccactcgcagatttatctggagaaagtggagggcaactcggtcaatctatccctgaagcaattccgacatctatttcacatgaaaagatagatttgactgaggatcgggactcacgaattcccattgcaccaccactgacctctcttgaagaggctatggtgatttcaattgcaggtacagatGACCAGCAACAagatggctcctcacgagcaattatattgagagaacacaagcacgtgagatgagtgaaccaaaaacgagagatattcaggtaagcgcacacacagacacaaacactgaaaacctgttagctcagattgctactctgaaagaacaacttgctaaaagtcaggctgaggctcaaacattcaaagcacaagtggttgaacggtcttcttcttccacctctgtcaacaatcagctggcattcatcaggaatgatatctcagatttgaagaccactgtgataccaaagcttaactccattcaggaatctccaactttatcagccgaagacatttcaaacctctactctctccatacaagaatgaaCTCTCTTGAAGATCTGATTGAAATGAACCACTCACTGGACTCCTCCAGTTTCCTAaagatagaaaagggcatggaacatctcaatgaagggatgaagcacttgtattttatgattaaaaattctcactgccctaatgaagagcaaaggaccttctttgaagggccgtctggtggaggctcgggctctggaggtaatggaggtcatcaagggtctaaaggaaaatctgtagaggattcctcaactaagggggagaagcaggggagaagtgcaaaaggaaaagaaaaagattcttctgctggagagacaaggaaggctgatgatgtctactatagtggagaacaagatgacttcGATATTCTTGATGTTTCCACTGAACCAGCCTTGGAAGATAAAGCTGGTTTttttaaagctgaggaggaaagtaattttgaagaatgggaagaggacgctcaagtggatcctgtttttgagaaagagttctagcagcagcagtcagagttgaagagaaaagaagctgaacttaaaaagatatctcagatcattgatatgaggaaagaaatccaaagaacagaaactcttgaaaagcaacgtcttcatgacattaaagctgaagcaagaagaagagatgtcactctgaagattggtgtaaaatgggatgaaacaagaagagttattgatatacctcaactgagtacaaacaatgatagggagtttctacatcttctcgacaggctggaaatttctaatccaaacaatgacatgtacatgaatgctatcaagactgaaatctcaaggatctcaGCTGCTTTTAACAGATcactaaatgaaatgagcatatttgtatattgtcagagtgaaggatctttcaaggtatcacttcatctgtttgagaatcgttctttatcagagatttgggttcttctcaacaaagtcaaaagaagctcagaattgaatgaagtccttcgtgtaaggctaaaagagtttgctaatagggctagtcctcaagtggtcaacttaccctttcaagtaagattctttaagtctgactatCTTCAAATCTGGCATCttgattcacaatctcttaaagactactctgctaagcatcttgtctggatggaacatcacttaagaactgctggatactcatctgagttgaaatctaaagctgctgatctgattcaagcttactgtgaaaagaacattaaaaggtacaatcagttgaagaataagctaaagtcagttggagtacaaccagttagaccagacagTTTCATTTCAGAAagggatcgtgtctttgacaaggagttgctgcaagaattggaagaaggtgaattcggaaggaAAGACAACTGAATTCGAATAGCTCAAAACTTAATATAATATGCTTaaagctttatgaatcaagatagaccaatgtattcatatgttcagactagaggaacacctATCTTGTATTCAcatgtaaatttcttttggaatctggaaaatgttgaATATAAttcagaacttttctgctatttactttgcatttctgtttatatctttttcttatttgttagttgagttatcctctaggtatttgttgttattgtctaaacaaacaaatagggggagattgaaaggcatatgtcattgcctattcgtttattcgagaatttaactcaactcaaataagaatgtaataagtataTAGTAGATccaccgtcaaagagatctctcaaagtaacatttgtcaaaggattcagaaacaatgttcatctacagacttgaggaattacttcactggaagaagttcaagaaattgatcaagcctcagtgatataaatcaagattgtggatttaatcaagtgacagagatctcgtcagggtatcaattaattacagggatttaatctgaagaaaatcatgttatcaaagtcaagacatgaagaaacgtcacggaagttagtcattcatgaaccagacagtacatcgaatgtcaacattgaagtggtggaattgatttataattttcagtgattttcagaagattgtcagaagagtggttgctgttcaagaatagtattatttctctattaattaattaagtcatataatttaattaagaaaataaattatatatgcaaagattaatttattgattaattgaattaattagttaattaattttgaattaatattatgtattttcagaattgactgtgaattaatattcaatattaattcagcaagacaaacagttgaactggtatgacaatttaATTATCATATCGAAAGTCTTTCCAGTACAATtaaattgtcataccgaaagtctctccagttcattCAAAAGTCTcactgattgtcttgctagatcaacGGATTGTTTTGCCAGTACAATTCAATTCTATTGATTATTACTAAAGAAGACAGAAGCAGATCATTCAAGACAACACATTCAATATTcaaccaactcaagaacaaagaaagaaaagcaaCAGATAACTTATTATCTTCAACTACAATATttcaggacattaatttctagtatttattgttaaatctaaaccactaaaaatccttctcttgttcttgtgtaactatctagcggatcaaaatccctagaacttaatctcaaattgcttttagcatttgatctttttatttcaaaaatagaaaaagttcatgtcgaatttattctggatttggaataatttatttgagattaatcccttgtaaacgataccgttgttgtaacacttttcaagtttaataatagttttatttaacttgaattttgtttcactttttattccgcattttattcgattaaacggtataatttgtattcaaccccccttctacaaacatattgggacctaacaatccTGGTCTTCAAATTTCCAGAAATATGAATTTTTGCTCTTATGAGCTCCCCTTCCTCTTCATTTTATTTTATCTTCTACCTCTCAAGAATACAACTTTTCCTTTCTCGAGATCTTCAAGAAACTCGAATTTGGCTTCGCATAGGCTTTCTCTTCATTTTCTCTTCATTTTTGCTTTAATTCATTCGTTCCTCTTGCTCTAAGATATTTCCTCATGTTCTTTATCCTAATTTCCGACATGTATATTGTTAGGTCCATGAAATGCAAGCTTCTTGAACTTCATGTTCTTGCCATATGTTTTTGTGTGTATATTTATGTATAGGACGTATACGTCATCCTTTGATCTTGTTGAATTTTCAATTTAACCATCAATTGTGTTTGTAAGTACTTTACATTATGATAAGTCCTTCATTCGTTTTTGTTTATGGGGTGCGCCCTAGATTCGCCATATGGTCTTCAGGTTACGTTTCCCTGTTTTTCTCTTCACGGGGCGCGCCTGAATCCGTGTGGCCTCTGTTGTACTGGGTGCGCCCGGAGTCTATCTGAAGCATGAGTCACAACCTTATTTCCTCTCGTATGCAGTGTATTTCTTGTATGAATCATGTTAATTTATTTCACGTGGTTCTTTCAGGCATGGCTCATCGGATTCCTAAGTGTTTCATGTATTGTCTTGCTCCTGAGAAGACGGTGCCCGAGAGGGATGTTGCTAAACTTTCTTCACAGCACGATGTGTGCCCTAGTTATTCTCCTATGAAAGTTGTTCAGGCGCTTCTAGTCCTTTCGTCGAAGTGTACTAGAGCTAGCGTGAAAATTGGTACTTCGACGAAGGTGAaggcttcttcccttttccaagTGAAATCTCACTTAGGGTACTTTGGTTGTGTATTTTCTCGGAGCTAAGGAGTTAAAATCTTGGAAGAATTTGTCATCGACTAACAGAGATCTTGCAAGAGTCACAGCTGTTACGCAATTACTATTCCTTTCTTTGGAGGATACTTCCATAGCTCCTAAGGATAGGGCTCGACTTAATAGTCTTGACATGGAGCGGGAGAAACTAAATTCTCGTGCCACAAATGTTGAAGAAGAGTTGAGGAAGAAGAGTAAGGATAAGGATGTTATCATTGCAAAATATGGGCACGAACTGAAACGACAGGGCCAAATTATTTATGATTTTCATGATTTTTCGGACGCAGCCCTTATTGAGAGAGTTAAGCTTCGAGCTTAGGTCAAGAAACTCCGAGAGGATCAGTAGAGCGGATGGAAGAAGGAGAAGGAAGAAATCTATGATACGGGTGTCGAGAAAGGCTTTTATATGCTTCTCACTACCATCCTGGCCTGCGATCCTGCCTATGACTTTAGCTCCTTTGATGCAGAGATATTGTACTATGTCGCTGACTTCAAGAGGGATAATGCCTATGTCAAAGCCGCTAGGAAGGTTGCCTTAAGACTCGATCGACGCTCTTCTTTCACAACAGAAAGTGGGGTAGAGTCGTAACTGAGACGATCGATGTTGTTATTCCTCACGATGGTGTTGCTTCTATGGATGATGTTGTTACGGCTTATCCTCGTACACACTATTTTCCGTCTACCGCCTGAGAGTAGGGGTATGCTTCTTAGGCTCTCTAAATCTTGTGCTTTTCATATGTGTTTCCTTGTGACTTCAATGATACTACGACTTTTATTTGAGGTGCGAGCCTCTGTAAAATCCTTACAACTTGTACGAACCTATTTACTTATCACATTTTCGTATTTAGACTTCATATTGCATATCTTGTATCATGTTATCTCTTTGTTTCCGCCTTGAAATATTTTCATCTTGCAAAAACAAAAACCAAGGAATAAGTAATTGAAGTGGAGCAACTCCAAAATTCCCGTCTTTTCGCTAGCTTGAAAACAATCCTTTTCTTCGATGATTAACATAACTCAAACTTATCGTAATAATAAGAGTTgttctccatatcttcaagataGAACCTttgaaataaaaaaattcaaaattttattaaTGATGCATTCTGGTGTAAAAATTCACAATAGTCTCAAGCGACGTCATTGTCTGTTGGTCAATAGAAGGAACGAAAATAAACATCCTATGAGTAACACTGACTGAGATGGTACATGCACTACCCCCGGGCTAGGAGGAATTTTATTGATGCTAATCTACTATTCGGGCTAAGCCCTACTTGAATCGACTATAGTGCATATAAGTAAGTAAGGGGCTGAGGCCGAGCCTTACTGGAAATATTTCGGCAGATGTTCCGCATTCCAAACTCGAGGAATAGGCTTTCCGTTCAAGTCCTCGAGATAATATGTTCCTTCCTCAAGTACTGCTCGGACTTTATaaggtccttcccaattagctccgAAGACTCCATGGCTAGTTATCTTCGTGTTAGGCAAGACCCTTCTCAATACCAAGTCGCCAATTTTCAATGGACGTACTTTGACCTTTCGATTATAAAACCTGGACACTCGTTGCTGATACGCCGCCAATTTCACTTGAGAAGCTATTTTGACTTCTTCCAGTAGGTCTAATTGAATCTGTTGCGTAACTTCACTATCTTCATAGCGTAATTTGCTTATGTGGAGAGACCTATATTCAACTTCTACCGATACCATGGCTTCATAATCATATGTCAGCATGAAAGGTTTTTCTCCTGTAGTAGATCTAGGAgtagtgttgtatgaccacaAAACCTTTGGGAGCTCCCATGGCCAATCTCCCTTACAATCTTCTAACTTAATCTTCAGTGTGTGTTTGATGATTTTATTGATAGCTTCCGTATGTTCGTTGCTTTGGGGATGATATACTGCGGCAAAATCTTTTTGTATCTTCAAATTTTCAAACATTATTTTCAATTCTTTGCTGTCGAATGCTTTGCATTGCCAGAGACTTACTTATATGGAATCCCAAATCGACTTATTATAAAATTGAAGACGAAATCTACTATCTTCTTTGTCGTAATAGTCGTCAAGGGCATAACATTTGC
This genomic interval from Apium graveolens cultivar Ventura chromosome 8, ASM990537v1, whole genome shotgun sequence contains the following:
- the LOC141680669 gene encoding uncharacterized protein LOC141680669, giving the protein MFENLKIQKDFAAVYHPQSNEHTEAINKIIKHTLKIKLEDCKGDWPWELPKVLWSYNTTPRSTTGEKPFMLTYDYEAMVSVEVEYRSLHISKLRYEDSEVTQQIQLDLLEEVKIASQVKLAAYQQRVSRFYNRKVKVRPLKIGDLVLRRVLPNTKITSHGVFGANWEGPYKVRAVLEEGTYYLEDLNGKPIPRVWNAEHLPKYFQ